TGGGGTCCCGACTTCAGCGTGTAGTCGTTGTGCGCTACCCTGACCGGCTCGCTCACTCCTTGTTCGCCGCGCTTCATCATCTCGCGATTTCGTACGTTGTGGTCAAACACGTGAACCTTTATCGCTCCGGTCGCTTGCTTGACGAGCCGCGCGACCTCTGGGTAGTAGAAGGCGTGGACTTCCTGATCATCATAGAAGTTGCACACCATGCTCTGCTGATGGACTAGCGCAAAGCCCTGTCTGTCGAGCGACAGCTCATCGCGGATCGCGCGCGCATTGCAAATCGGCATCGTGTGTTTCACGTACGTGCCGGTGCGCGCCGGAACTCCCTCAGGCGGCCGATACATGTAATTCATCGGTTTCTCGGAGTCCGGCGCAAGGTAGTTCAGCGACGCTTCGACGTGCTCGATGTTGCTGTGCATTGTAGGTTTCCTCGGGGTGCGCTTACTCGGGGTTCGCAAGAGTGAGCAGCTGCTTGCCGAAATTCGCTCCGGTGAATAGCCGGATTATGGTCTTGGGCGCGTTTTCGAGCCCGCGTTGAAGATCGACTTGATTTTTGACCTTGCCCTCGGCGTGCCATTTGGAAAGAGCGGCCCGGGCCGCAGGATATTGTTGGGCGAAGTGAAACACCAGGAAACCCTCCATCCGCGCGCCGTGAAAGATCAGGCGGAAGTAGTTACGCGGCGGATAGGCCATCACTCCCGCGGCTTCATTGTATTGTGAGATTGCCCCGCAGAGGATAACGCGCGCGCGGAACGCGAGTCGGTCGAGGACCAGCTCCAAAATTTCGCCGCCGACGTTGTCGAAGTAAATGTCAATGCCTTTGGGACAGAGACGGGTCAAAGCTTCCCCGACGTTTTCATGCTTGTAGTCAATTGCAGCATCGAAGCCGGCTTCCCTGGTCAGCCACTCGCACTTCTGCGGGCCACCGGCAATGCCGATGACGCGGCATCCCTTAAGCTTGGCGATCATCCCGGCGACCGAGCCGGTCGCGCCTGCGGCGCCCGAAACCACGAAAGTTTCGCCGCTCTTGGGCTGGCCCACTTCGAGGGTGCCGAAGTATGCCGTGAGCCCGGTGATGCCCAGCACAGAGAGCGAGAGGATCGGATCGGTGCCTTTAGGAAATTTCTCGACCGAGAAGAGTCCCCCGCCGTCGGTGACCGTGTAGTCTTCCCATCCGAACAGCCCCTGCACCAAGTCACCTTTGGCGAACCCCGGCTTTTTCGACTCGACGACCTGGCCGATGGCGCTGGCGCGCATCACTTGTCCGATTGGAATCGCGGGAATGTAGGTATCCATGGACATCCAGCCGCGTTGGGTCGGATCGAAAGAGAAAGCCAGATTGCGGATGAGGAGTTCGCCGTCTTTGGGCGACGGGGCCGTGGATTCGTGCCAGCGGAAATCGGTTTCCTTGATGATTCCTTGGGGACGCCCCGCGAGAAGCCATTGTCGATTCTTCAGTTCTGCCATTGCGACTCCTGAGGAGGACGGATTCTGTTGGCCATTTAGCGAATTGCGCGCAGCCAGACAAGTTGCATATCGCAACCCGTCGCACCGCGGCGTTGATGCGCAACTCAAGGTACTCTCCGACCCTAGACCCCGGGGGACGGGGAGCAGACAAGTATAACGCGACCATCGGCATGCGCTGCCAGTTCAGGAATTACTCGATTGCGGAACCAACATTGAGAGCGAAGCGGCGCCCGCGATCCCTAGTGCGAGCAACGCAAGACCGTCCGCGAAGCCGCCGGTGGTCTCTTTCATGTAGCCCATCAGCGTGGGACCGACGAACCCTCCGAGATTGCCAAGCGAATTGATCAACGCGATACCCCCGGCCGCCGCCGCGCCGCCGAGAAATAGATTGGGGATTGCCCAGAACGGACCCAGCGCACTCGAGATTCCCGCGAAGCTGATCGAAATGGCTGCGAGCTCGAGGTACGGATTTCGAGTGATCGCCGACAGCAGCAATCCCAGCGCACCAACAGTCAGGGCAAGCGCGAGATAGCGCCGCCGCTCTCCACTGCGATCGGACGCGCGCCCGACTTGCACCATGCAGAATGCGGCTGCAACGGAGGGGATCGCAGTGATTACTCCAATCGCGAAGTCACCGCCCAGGCCGAAACCGCTTACGATCTGGGGCAGCCACAGGTTGACTCCATATACTCCCATTACAAATCCGAAGTAGATCGCTGCGAGCAGCCAGACCCGAGCATCGAGGAGAGCCTCGCCGAGGGTGTGGCGGGCCCCGACGTCGCGAAGCGCGCCCTCGCGTGCAAGGGTCTCGGCAAGCGCAGCGCGCTCGCCCGCCGAAAGCCACCGCGCCTCGTCCGGTCGATCAGGGAGCCAGAACACAACCACGAGCCCGAGAACGATTGCCGGGAAACCTTGCATCGCGAACAGCCACTGCCATCCTTTTATGCCGAGGAAACCGTGCATCATCAGCAGGGCGCCGGAGATTGGGCCTACCACGATTCCAGCGATTGCGGTCGCGGTCATGAACAGTGCGATCGCGCGAGCGCGCTCGCGTTCCGGAAACCACCATCCGAGATACAGAACCACGCCGGGAAAGAATCCGGCCTCCGCGGCGCCCAGCAGAAAGCGCAGGGTATAGAAACTCCTTTCGCCGCGAACGAACATCATGGCAATCGCCACCAAACCCCAGGTGATCATGATCCTGGCGATCCAAGTACGCGCGCCCACCCGGGCAAGAATCAGGTTGCTGGGAATTTCGAAAATAAAATAGCCGATGAAGAACACCCCGGCTCCCACACCAAAGACCTGATCGCTGAGGCCAAGGTCATGATTCATGCGGAGCGATGCGAAGCCTACGTTGATGCGATCCATGTAATTGACGATGTAGAGAAGGAAAAGGAAAGGCAGCAGATGCCGGCGCACCTTGGCGAGTGCCGCATCTGCGAGCGCCGCTTCCGCCGACCAGAGCGCGGGGGCCGGTGTGGGTTGTCGACCTGGGGCCGCGTTCAATCGGCCACCTCGGTGGAGTTGGCGCGGGCCACTCTTCCCAGCCATTGCCCGCTAGGCTTGACGGTTCGCGACTGGGTTATGCGGTCGACTGCTATCAATCCGAACTTCGGCATGTAACCCAACAGCCACTCGAAGTTGTCCATAGCCGACCAGTAATAGTACCCGCGCACATCGATTCCGTCCTTGATGCAGCGTCCGACGCCCGCGAGCGCAGCTTCAACGAATGCGCGGCGGCGAGAGTCGTCTTCGGTACCGATTCCGCTTTCGGTAACGATTATCGGCACCTTCGCAACCGCGGCCGCGCGGCGAACGGTAACTTCAAGCGCCTGGGGGCGGAGTTCATAACCCATCTGGGTTTGCTCGACGCCCGGCTCGGGACCGACCGGCCCTTCCGGCCCGACGCGGCGGCGAGTATAGGTTTGTACGCCAACGAAGTCGTCGCCGCGCGCCGCCTCGAGGAAGACATCCTCGGATTCGCGCAATGCGCGCGCCGCGTTGATCTCTCCGCCGGGAAGCGCTTCGATCTCCTGCATCGCGACGGTCATGCCGACCGGGAATTTTGCGCGACCCGACTTCAGCGCCGCCGCTCCCAGGCGATGCGCGTGCAGAACGTTTTCTCCGGTCACGCTGCGGGCAGCGAAAGGAAACATCGAGTAGCAGCCCGGAGTCGTGTTGCTGAGGCGCGCGGCCTCGATCCGCCAGGGTAATTGGACGATGACCTCGTCCG
The sequence above is drawn from the Candidatus Binataceae bacterium genome and encodes:
- a CDS encoding CmcJ/NvfI family oxidoreductase produces the protein MHSNIEHVEASLNYLAPDSEKPMNYMYRPPEGVPARTGTYVKHTMPICNARAIRDELSLDRQGFALVHQQSMVCNFYDDQEVHAFYYPEVARLVKQATGAIKVHVFDHNVRNREMMKRGEQGVSEPVRVAHNDYTLKSGPQRVRDLLPAEADVLLKNRFAVINVWRPIRGPVQESPLAVCDAASMVQSDFVAQDLRYHDRIGEVYSVAYNPDHRWFYFPHMEQTEVLLLKCYDSDPGRTRFTAHTAFADPTSSPDAPARESIEVRTLVFFPAASSS
- a CDS encoding NADP-dependent oxidoreductase; protein product: MAELKNRQWLLAGRPQGIIKETDFRWHESTAPSPKDGELLIRNLAFSFDPTQRGWMSMDTYIPAIPIGQVMRASAIGQVVESKKPGFAKGDLVQGLFGWEDYTVTDGGGLFSVEKFPKGTDPILSLSVLGITGLTAYFGTLEVGQPKSGETFVVSGAAGATGSVAGMIAKLKGCRVIGIAGGPQKCEWLTREAGFDAAIDYKHENVGEALTRLCPKGIDIYFDNVGGEILELVLDRLAFRARVILCGAISQYNEAAGVMAYPPRNYFRLIFHGARMEGFLVFHFAQQYPAARAALSKWHAEGKVKNQVDLQRGLENAPKTIIRLFTGANFGKQLLTLANPE
- a CDS encoding MFS transporter; protein product: MNAAPGRQPTPAPALWSAEAALADAALAKVRRHLLPFLFLLYIVNYMDRINVGFASLRMNHDLGLSDQVFGVGAGVFFIGYFIFEIPSNLILARVGARTWIARIMITWGLVAIAMMFVRGERSFYTLRFLLGAAEAGFFPGVVLYLGWWFPERERARAIALFMTATAIAGIVVGPISGALLMMHGFLGIKGWQWLFAMQGFPAIVLGLVVVFWLPDRPDEARWLSAGERAALAETLAREGALRDVGARHTLGEALLDARVWLLAAIYFGFVMGVYGVNLWLPQIVSGFGLGGDFAIGVITAIPSVAAAFCMVQVGRASDRSGERRRYLALALTVGALGLLLSAITRNPYLELAAISISFAGISSALGPFWAIPNLFLGGAAAAGGIALINSLGNLGGFVGPTLMGYMKETTGGFADGLALLALGIAGAASLSMLVPQSSNS
- a CDS encoding family 1 glycosylhydrolase, producing the protein MKFPKGFLWGTATAAHQVEGGNINSDYWLMEHLPVSPFVEKSGDACDQYHRYVEDCALLAQLGFNSYRFSIEWARIEPEENEFSRAAIEHYRRVLNACHDHGLAPMVTLHHFSSPRWLAAKGGFETAAVGEAFARYCARIAHDLGDLFASACTINELNSVAHLQHGGVMPPDEVIVQLPWRIEAARLSNTTPGCYSMFPFAARSVTGENVLHAHRLGAAALKSGRAKFPVGMTVAMQEIEALPGGEINAARALRESEDVFLEAARGDDFVGVQTYTRRRVGPEGPVGPEPGVEQTQMGYELRPQALEVTVRRAAAVAKVPIIVTESGIGTEDDSRRRAFVEAALAGVGRCIKDGIDVRGYYYWSAMDNFEWLLGYMPKFGLIAVDRITQSRTVKPSGQWLGRVARANSTEVAD